In Salvelinus alpinus chromosome 22, SLU_Salpinus.1, whole genome shotgun sequence, one genomic interval encodes:
- the LOC139548950 gene encoding POU class 2 homeobox associating-factor 2-like — translation METEYSKRVYQGVRVKHTVKDLLAEKRQSQTNGPRYSGGTSSQSSFVQMPGSHMIPSYYGMRRPFISDSDFSPKQFSGEVYSSSLGGKPLGCDPSAMSGYPSVIDSYYPETFGDYRSAAFTTGGSSIFPSSALSTLLPPFSGESPHFLLRDSWEQSVADPVTQGEGLCADSLTSVPVSLPSPDPPGSPSQYRCSTRSSSMASAQPYALHPLEEVHYHTSYPAASTFTCPSYMTVSNDLASKMAPLANEDSDSTLATHSDTHSWVKEDGGSSWSPYEIRRSY, via the exons ATGGAAACCG aGTATTCTAAAAGGGTCTATCAAGGGGTGAGGGTCAAGCACACAGTGAAAGATCTACTGGCAGAGAAACGACAAAGTCAAACAAATGGACCAAGATACAGT GGAGGAACATCCAGCCAATCATCATTTGTTCAAATGCCAG GGTCTCACATGATCCCTAGCTACTACGGCATGAGGCGACCTTTCATCTCCGACTCGGACTTCTCTCCCAAGCAGTTCTCGGGCGAGGTCTACTCCTCATCCCTGGGTGGCAAGCCTCTAGGTTGTGACCCATCGGCCATGTCTGGCTACCCGTCCGTCATAGACAGCTACTACCCGGAAACGTTCGGAGACTACCGTAGTGCAGCCTTCACCACCGGAGGGAGCTCCATCTTCCCCAGCTCAGCCCTGTCCACTCTGCTACCACCTTTCTCTGGAGAGTCCCCCCACTTTCTCCTG AGAGATTCGTGGGAGCAGTCAGTGGCAGACCCAGTGACCCAGGGAGAGGGCTTGTGTGCAGACAGCCTGAcctctgttccagtctccctgCCCAGCCCCGACCCTCCCGGGAGCCCGTCACAGTACCGCTGCTCCACCCGTAGCTCCTCCATGGCCTCGGCACAGCCCTATGCCCTTCACCCTCTGGAAGAAGTACACTACCACACCtcttaccctgctgcctccactTTCACATGCCCTTCCTATATGACTGTCTCCAACGACCTAGCCTCCAAGATGGCCCCTCTAGCTAATGAGGACTCTGACAGTACCCTCGCCACACATAGTGACACGCACTCGTGGGTGAAAGAAGATGGTGGAAGCTCTTGGTCGCCATATGAGATTCGGAGGTCTTATTAA